Proteins co-encoded in one Paracrocinitomix mangrovi genomic window:
- a CDS encoding M43 family zinc metalloprotease, whose protein sequence is MKKILLSIFALSSIISFGQERVCGFDEHNEMLHQQYPGSKQSVDEQIQRFREGGHNHAGERSTIGIIPVVVHVIHDGGSSNISYAQIQSAIDQINDDYQKLNADTSNIRNTAQAPFYPESGNMQLEFKLARIDPNGNCTNGVERRYSPASAYNAGDDVKYYSSGGLNAWPRDKYLNIWVVETIESSGGGITLGYAQFPYFGNANTYGIVIRNDAMGTMGTALSGDRTLTHELGHCFGLFHTFQDGCSNQDCGANGDYCCDTPPVLEAQWSCGSTQNTCSGIPTNDAYGFDAYDQFENYMSYSPCQYMFSLDQVDIVQGNFSNIGFLQDLISPSNATATGVNQPDVLCAAEFSSTISTICAGSTVTYSDMSYFNVSGVNWTFNGGTPSTSTDSSVTVTYNTPGVYSVTLEATDGSTTVSTTETQYVLVLDNPGVTLPYSEGFESTSSIPDNATWFIENEDGGQAWAHQTGGVGSSGDKSVKLSNFAVTNGSKDNLISGTIDLSSVDSTDAIVFNFKYAYRKRSATNDEWLRFYVSDDCGETWTLRKNIHGNSLSDQTMTSPYTPAVEDWVQVDVTNINSAFFVSNFRFKFEFENDGGNNIYIDDINLYPASMTGLDESIADNLSVYPNPATDMLNISMDVYDAGIYRITLTNMLGQEVAVIHDGELMAGQGKLNYDISNFNAGVYFLNIAANGKVRTTKVIKQ, encoded by the coding sequence ATGAAGAAAATTTTATTATCAATTTTTGCTTTGTCAAGCATCATATCTTTCGGTCAGGAAAGAGTATGTGGATTTGATGAGCACAATGAAATGTTGCACCAGCAATATCCGGGATCAAAACAATCAGTAGATGAACAGATTCAGAGATTCCGAGAAGGTGGACATAACCATGCTGGAGAAAGAAGTACAATAGGAATTATTCCGGTTGTTGTGCACGTTATTCACGACGGAGGTAGCTCAAATATCTCGTATGCACAAATTCAATCTGCCATTGATCAAATCAATGATGATTATCAAAAATTAAATGCTGATACATCAAATATCAGAAACACTGCTCAAGCGCCCTTTTATCCTGAATCAGGAAACATGCAACTTGAATTTAAATTGGCGAGAATAGATCCAAATGGTAACTGTACTAATGGAGTAGAAAGAAGATATTCTCCTGCTTCTGCCTATAATGCCGGGGATGATGTGAAGTATTACAGTTCTGGAGGATTAAATGCTTGGCCAAGAGATAAGTATTTAAACATCTGGGTTGTTGAAACTATTGAATCAAGCGGTGGTGGAATTACCCTTGGTTATGCACAGTTCCCATATTTTGGAAATGCAAATACATACGGAATAGTAATCAGAAATGATGCTATGGGAACTATGGGAACTGCACTTTCAGGTGATAGAACTTTAACACATGAATTAGGACATTGTTTTGGATTGTTTCACACTTTTCAAGATGGATGTTCTAATCAGGATTGTGGTGCTAATGGTGATTACTGTTGTGATACACCTCCCGTATTAGAAGCGCAATGGTCTTGTGGTAGCACTCAAAATACTTGTAGTGGAATTCCTACAAATGACGCTTATGGATTTGACGCATATGATCAGTTTGAAAATTATATGAGTTATAGTCCTTGCCAGTATATGTTCTCTTTAGATCAAGTAGATATTGTACAAGGAAACTTTAGCAATATCGGATTCTTACAAGATTTGATTTCACCTTCAAATGCTACTGCCACTGGAGTGAATCAACCTGATGTTTTATGCGCAGCTGAATTCAGTTCAACTATTTCAACTATTTGTGCCGGATCAACAGTTACTTACAGTGATATGTCATACTTCAACGTAAGTGGTGTTAACTGGACTTTTAATGGAGGAACACCTTCTACTTCAACTGACTCTTCGGTTACGGTTACATATAATACTCCTGGAGTTTATAGCGTGACATTAGAGGCAACTGATGGTTCTACAACTGTTTCTACAACCGAAACTCAGTATGTTTTAGTATTAGATAATCCTGGTGTTACTTTACCATATTCTGAAGGATTTGAAAGTACGTCTTCAATTCCGGATAATGCTACTTGGTTTATTGAAAACGAAGATGGTGGTCAGGCTTGGGCTCATCAAACAGGAGGAGTTGGTTCAAGTGGTGACAAGAGTGTTAAGCTTTCAAACTTTGCAGTAACAAATGGATCTAAGGATAATTTGATTTCAGGAACTATTGATTTATCTTCTGTAGATTCAACAGATGCTATCGTGTTTAATTTTAAATATGCCTATCGTAAAAGATCTGCAACTAATGATGAGTGGTTGAGATTTTATGTATCAGATGATTGCGGTGAAACATGGACCTTAAGAAAGAACATTCATGGAAATTCTTTGAGTGACCAAACCATGACTAGTCCTTATACACCAGCTGTTGAAGATTGGGTACAAGTTGATGTAACCAATATCAATTCGGCATTTTTTGTATCAAATTTTAGATTCAAGTTTGAGTTTGAAAATGATGGAGGTAATAATATTTACATTGATGATATCAATTTATACCCTGCTTCAATGACAGGATTAGATGAATCAATTGCAGATAACTTATCAGTTTATCCTAATCCTGCAACCGATATGTTGAACATTTCAATGGATGTATATGATGCCGGAATTTATCGTATCACTTTAACAAACATGTTAGGACAAGAAGTGGCTGTGATTCATGATGGTGAATTAATGGCCGGACAGGGAAAATTAAATTATGATATATCTAATTTCAATGCTGGAGTATATTTCTTAAATATTGCGGCAAATGGAAAGGTTAGAACGACTAAAGTTATTAAACAATAA